The DNA window ttcaaatgcaatccttcatttcttttatCGGAAAATTCACTCACTCAGTGTACTCTCCTTCACCCTCTTCATCATTTCACATCACTCAGTAAACTTTATCAATCTTTAATCTTTAATCTTTAATCATTAATCACTAATTCTTaatttaatcactaatttcTCATTAACTTATAGCTGTTAATTCAAGTCTGGCCTAGCCTCCTCTCCGGCTCTACCTTTCACAGCCTCCTACCACCGGCTTCATTTTCAAATCTGGAAAATCAAGATCTGTTTTCATTCCACCGTTTTGGTCGGGTCGGAGAACTCATTGCATTAGAGATTCCTATGGTAAACTTGTTTTACTGTTGATCGCGGCTCCGATAGGCTCGAGTGCGGGGGAAGCGACGCTATTCCGCCGGCGACTTCGTCTGAGTTTACTCTCAATGACGCTGAAGGTTTGGATTTCTACAATATTAGCTTAGTCGGCGGCTATAATCTCCTGATGCCTGTGATTCCAAAGAAAGCTACTAATGAAGGTGCGGTGTTACCGGCTGTTTGACGACctgaaagaaagaagaagacgATGTGAAGATTGTGTGTGTTTGGGAAGAAGGAGGGTAATCTTGTCTTATTTCAATACTAAATTAgcttattttatgttttgaggtacttatgaaaattatttttttttatgagagATTCCTGCATTTTCTCATTAACTGATGTATTTATGAAAAGAAGGGGGCTATTTCGGTGGTTTATGTACTTGACCCAATTTAGAAAGTCTTAGCATTTTTTCAAAAAAGGCCCAATTTCAGCccagttttgtaatttttccaaaatttatgttaaaccCATTTATCAAAATACCCATGAtcatacaaatatttaaattctatAAGTTTAAATGTGAATTAACTAAATGAAATAACATATAAtaaatacaataatttattaattaatatatattagaaaATTTGTATAGCATTGGGAGTGGAGCGGGGATTCAGGGTTTCCGTTCATCTAGACTTATGCCTGACTTCGCGATTTGGAAATGTTTGAAAAATGTGGAGTCGCCACCTATCTCAGTTAGGAATTTTTTTCTACCGACTGGATAACCTCACTTGCTTATGAGTGAAATTATCGTACATCGGACCAAAAGACCAGATTCGATACCAAAACTCTTTTACTTGACTTATCCGTATTATAATTATTAGTTACATGATATATCTGGTATATCTCATCTTAACAATCATGCAGTTCACTGGATATAATGTTGGGAAGTAAGCATGTTTGGAAAGTTGTGTGCTTTTGACGGCGAGTTTTGAGCCAATTCTTCAAATACAGACTTAACAACTTGATCTTGCATTAATTTAACCCCAATTAATCCTGCAACACCGTCGATCTCTTGTTTTCATATGGTGGTGCCGACATCTGCTTCTTAAAACTCTGGTGGTAACCATTTGTCTTGAAGGATGAAGATGCCGATGAGTCTTGATCGCTTATTAAAATGATATCTTTGACCAACCCCTTTGTTTCCACCGCAAGCCACGTGTAAGttctctaattttaatttttaatttttgattctGTTTGTTGCATAAAGAAACCATCATCATGCTTAACAATGACATACAATTGATTGGATGTAATTATTAGAAAACGGTTATATTTCTTGTCAATTTTCTCTCCGGAAAATGATCAATCCATCACACTTTTTCCTAGTACAATTTTACTAATCTATTTACTTCCATTAATTGGCTTATACATTTACTTCCTTTTAATCTATTTTGATATAACTGCGTATGATCTACATAATTTACTTTCCTTTTTGTTGGATGATGATGCATGTAATTGGTAAAAACTGCaattgattattaaaatttcCATAGGTGCTGATTTCTAAGGAAAAATTATACAGTTTTTATGATCAATAACAAATGAATATCTGCTATCATGTAACATGAGATCATCAACAAATTTCTCATTCACGCCAACAATaacattatttcaatttttcagTTTGGTCTCCCAACCAAAAATGACAATTTCATCTGCAATACCACTGCAATTTGAAAAGTTAGGGTTTATTATTGATGGAATAAGTTTACAAACCACATCTCATGTAAAAACCCACATCAATTAGGAAAAGTAAGGGATATACACCTGCCTATAAATAGATCGTTCCTAAACTTACAGATGGATCGGACACCTTGACATCTCACCTACACATTTACCACCAGGCCAAATATATATTTACCTTTTGTCCGATTCTCTATTAAACTCTATTTGTAATATCACCACATGGATATTAAACATCCTGGGTCACTAGGCTTAGGCCAGATTACAGAAATGTCACTGAACGGacttttgttacaaaagtgTCACTGGATTGAAGTTAATATTTCAACGGGATGTCACGCTTACTAAACGAGCTGTTTTTTCTCTTAAACGATGTCGTTCTATGCTCACATGGCAATTTATTCCCACATCACCCCACTATCATTTGCCACGTCAACCTAATGTCACCCTCACTTAACGTTAAAAAATCAGAGCCAACAGTAATAAACTTGTCTTCCCTTTTATATTCTTCGAATAAAATCCCCAAAATGTAAAGAACCCTAATCTTCTTCCCATTCCTAATTTCTTCGTGCTTTTATTTTGTCCTTCTTTGATTCGAGCCAAAAATTACTGTCAGCCCTTATTTCTCTACTTTGAAATGGAACATCCAAGTTTTATTCCTAATTGCCATTGCAATCAACCTGCGGTATTGAAGACAGCTTGGACTCCAGCAAACCCAGGAAGGCGATTCTTTGGTTGTCATGGTTATCAGGTAATTATATTTACTGAACTCAATTTCTGTTGGTTCTGCTTTTTGTTATTGCTACTAAAACTTTTGAAATCTGAATGAACAGTCTGGAGGTGGTTGTGATTATTTCTACTGGTATGATCAAGCTATGCCTAATAGAACAAGATCTCTTCTACTTGGACTGCTGGAAAAGGTGGAAACACCAGAAAAGGAAAATTACAAGAAGACATCTAAATGGACTTACGTGAAATATGTGCTGGTtcttgtttttgtattttttcttgGAAGATGGAGCTGCAATTAGTTTAGGTTGAATTTAATGGTTGCAGCTGCAATTAGTTGTATTGTTTTAGGAAGATTGGAGCTGTCAATTAAATGTGAATGTAACTGAATGAAGTTAGTAATGGAAGTTAATTGTTGAATTCTGATTCAAATGTTATAGTAGGTAACTGTTAATTGTTGCATATTAAGCTGTTGAACAGAGACAGACAAAATACAAGAGATAAAATGCTGCATCTAATACATTCAAAGCAATATGTAATATTCAACCTAAATACATACACCCACCTAACATAACAGCACAATGCAAAAAACATAGTGGGGTAGATGCAGTGCAATAATGCACCACCAACTTGACAAAAGCAAAAGTTAAATATTCTTCCTAAAACCTAACAATGGTCCCCCCATTGTAacaaaataacatatttaattaaaagtaCTGATGCCCCACACACTTAAACTGTGCAAAAAATTGTCCCCATATTGTTGACTTCAGAGCTCTTTCTTTGAGGCTGGACCTGGTGGAACCCATACATTTCTCTTCCTTGTTGTTGAGGGGATAACAGATCTTGTGGATGTGGTTGTGGTTGGAACTGCAGGACTGCTTGAAGCTTGTGCCTTCAGATTCATCTTTGGCGTCGGTTGTGCTGCAAATGATGAATCCAACTTTCTTTTAACATGGAGCTTTGCAGGTCTAGGCAGCTGTGGCTTGGCCACTGCATTCACACTTCCAAAAGTTGTAAGGCCAGTTGAAGTTGGAGCTTTAGCATTTGGACTTGAGTGCACAGTGGCCTGAGTCCTCTTAGCTTGAGATTTAGTTCTCCCAGGAGTAGTTCGAACAAGCTGCATTGTTGGAGTTGGCTGCACAGTGGACCTAATCCCTTTAGTTCCAGATCTGGCTCTTGTAGAAATAGCTGAAGATTTGGGTCTTGCAGATCTGGTTGGAGCTGTAAATTTGGGTCTTCCAGATGCTTTCAAAGGTCCAGTAATGTCCACCAGCCTCCTTGTCTTCTGTCCAACCAAATCATCCATTGGGCTGGGTTTCTGAAGAAAAAAAGCAAACACTTATGGTAGAATATAAATAGCAACTATACAAACCCTAAACCAGGATCATCTATCAACAACAATTATACAAACACTTATGACATAATGTTACCTTTGCAGGTGGAGGAACATGTTgagtacctactggtggaggcATAACTTCATGAGGCATCTCCTCATGAGTACCAACTGGTGGAGGCATCACTTCCTCAGGCATCTCTTCCTGAGTACCAACTGGTGGAGGCAAATCATCTTGTGTACCTGCTGGTGGAGGCATCTCTTCCTGAGTGCCAAAGAATGGAGGCAGGTCATCCACAGAAGGCATGACTTCCTCTGAAGGCATGACTTCCTCTGAAGGCCTAACATCACTCACACCAGCAGTAGCATGCTCATTTCTAGGTCCAAGAGGTATTGTATTTGTACCCTGTGCAAAATACAAGATAAAAAAAGATTAGGTTTCCTCTGAAATTCACAAAGTttacaaatcatataaaaatagtATAGCTATACTTACTGCAGCAGCACCATTCTCCTTTTCATGAACTTTCTTGTTGTGCCCTCTCTTCCCACAGAGGGAGCACTTTGAGATTGTACCCTTTCTTGTGACTTTACCATTGACTATGCCACTACTTCTGCCCCTATCTAACTCATCATCTTCCCTTCTTCTCAGCAATTGTTTTCTACCCCTTTTGAAATTGACAGCCTTAGGGGGTGTAATTGGTGGATCAGTACTTTTAGGCCACAGATCCTTACCATTTGTTGGATTGAGCAGATGGCTATATGTCCTAAGATAAGTGGAAATCCTATAGCAGTCATCCATAAAATTCTGAGGTTCCTCACCATTGTCATTCATTGAAGCAATGGCATGATGGCAGGGTATGCCTGTCAGTTGCCACCTCCTGCAAGTGCAGGTAAGCTACCCTTTGTCAACCACAAACTGTCCATCAAACCCAAACACTTGATATGTTTTACCTCCTGACCATACAACCCTGTAGAAATAACTCATTTGCCTTGCTTTTTCTAACTTCTTCAAAGGCTTAGGACAATATACATCTATCATTTTTTCTGATTCACCACTGAGTGCCATCTTGAGAACATCTCTTTCATTCCGGAGTGGGACCAAGTGAACAAATTGTTCCTCACaaacatgaaaaaatttaaacctgTCTGCATCCACACCTATACCTAAACTCACAGCCATACAAACTAACTCGTGCAATGTTACGTTCAGAGCAGTACAATAATCAATGTACCCCAATAATTGACGATCATACCCAATTACAGGCCCAACTAAGATTTTGTGCAACCGCATAGTAAAGAAGCGAGAATTACTTGCtgcgaaaaataaaaaaatataactaaattaaGAAATGTCACTCATATAATGTTCATACCAGAAGAGGTACTCAAAGAATGTaacataattaacaaaaaattaactACATAACTATTGAATAAAAATGGGTAAAATCTTACAATAAGTTGGAGCAGGTTCTCCTTCCCACCGAGGTCTCCAATCGCGGTTCATCCTCTCTTCGCTTTCAATTTAGGGTTTCGACAGTTTGCAGGGTTTTCAATTACGGTTTCTAAGCTTTTAAGagaaaaatttgaaagaaaCTCAGAGTGAAGTGAAGAGTCATGTTAGGGTTTATAAGTTAGACACAATTcgattatttgaaattttaacttAGGGGAAATGAACTGGTAAGTGCATATGTAAGTTTACTactgtgaatttttttattacctGTCCACGTAAGGGTGATGTGTCCATTAATTAGCTGACATGGAAGAGAGAGACTTGCTACCCAATTCCGGCGTGCCATGTGAGCATAGAACGGCATCGTTTAAGAGAAAAAACAGCTCGTTTAGTAAGCGTGACATCCCGTTGAAATATTAACTTCAATCCAGTGAcacttttgtaacaaaagtCCGTTCAGTGACATTTCTGTAATCTGGCCTAAGCCTAGTGACCCAGGGTGCTTAATATCCCACCACATCTATCATTTAGCACCGTCTATGGGAACCTGttctcaaaaaaaattgtagTGATAGAAGTGGTGAGAATCTGGAACCTCACAAACCCACAACCATACTTATAGCCAAACTAAGATGGACACATCAGAAAGGAACCCGACTATAAAGAGAAGGAGAGCCGAGATTGACGAAGGTGCGTTGAGAGGATACAAGCGGAAAAGAACTGCCGCACCGGTTGTCGAATGTAGTGTAGTCCCGGATCTCTTGCGAGGCGAACCAGAAGGACCCATCGTGGTGACGACAAGAGTAGGAGGGCGCGGGTCCGAAAGGTGTCGGTAGATCCAGGAGCATGCGCTAAGTCATCACAGAGAAGGCCTATTGGGCGATAGGAGAAAGCTAGATCCGGATAAAGAGGTAACAGCGTTGCATACAAGGAGTGGGAGGTGGAAGACTCCAGGCAACAGGAGTAGCGGAGATACAGTGTCACGACCCGagatcgagggccgcgaccggcgctagggaatgagaattttcgttccgaaacccgtaggaAGCCTAAATTTACcaaaaacttttcgcgtttaaaaatcattataaaatttaaataatttatttttgaaaaatcagCAATATAAAGACTGTAAACTTAATAAACTACACATGTGAAAACACACAAACCACCATGTATAAAGTACCAATTAACCATATATTAAATTCTTGGATAATTCACGTTCCCAAAATACATTATTACGTCATGGcacaaaataaacataaatcgTTTGCTACTGGCTAGCTAGACTATcatgactactgcagctctaaaaaGAATAGAAATTTCCATGActgagacttccggaacaatGAATGGAAGCTCGTCCACCTCATCACATGTTAAGCTTGAAAGAAAACACTATTGGGGGTCAGACATCgttgagtgagttcacaatttactaacagtattataattaaaataaggtCGCATTCACGATAAAACATACTTTACTATATATTCAAACAATAAACTTATTATTCCAACATATTTTGATAATGATGGATACGCAGTTGACCCCAGTACATATAGTCAAATAAGTATAGTAGACAGCAGATACCAAACAGCTGTCATTAGTCAGTAGACGCAGATCCTAACTGATATGATCTTTGGAATCCGGAAAGATTGggattgacttaaatccctattttccagcatgagtccgaattaaacacaatcacAAGAAGATGACCTCGAGTCAATTACTGAGAAAGGATTCTATATAAATAGACCGAAGACCAAAggtaaaccctaattcattctctaaAACTACGTCATTTATCCTTAAACCTTACaaggtatctgacttaggcatcggagtgtggtcggacacagcgtccgactcattctaacctgtgttcgtgatctcaggttgacaagagaagatcctaagagaagatcctaccattcgcagaaccatcatttggcgccgtctgtgagAACGATTTGTTCTTTCctaaaaatcaatcaattttggTTCTACGAACTGAAACAAACTCATGGACAACCATGATGAACCACCACCACCTGGAGTCGAAGTCAGAGATAGAGAGATGGCCGGAGGCAACAATCCAACTCTGTTAGCTAGAACAGACGGAATAGTCTTCCCCCTTCACCCACCTCCGGCGGGAACTGCGGGAACGACGGGTCCTTTGAGGACAAGCACGGGAATCCCAGTGGGAATCGGAGCCGCAAGCACGGGCATCACACCACCGGTTTCCATAACCGGTTCAACAGCAGGGTTGATGGGCAGAGGAGCGCAACTACCCGGAACTAGTCAGGTATTTCCTCCTTGGAATTATTATACACCGCAAAACATGTATTACCCATCACCCCTGTATAATCAAAACGCAGCAAGCTGGCCGCAGGCGTATACCCCGTGGGGTAGCCAGTATCACCAGGGATATCAAAGACCCACCGCACCAATTCCTTTTCCGTCCCTAGACGCAGAAGGAACCGTCACAGCGGTAACAGCTGGATACATTCCACCATATGTACCGCCAGGAGCCCAGCTACCACCGCTCTACCATGAAGCGGTGCTGAAGAGCTTTAACGACTTCCAAGATAGACTGATTGGAATCGCGAAAGAAAAAACGGTAGAAGCAGATAAAGCACCAGCTCAGAGAAAGCAACAATCGGAACCAATCCCAAGAGGGCGAGCCAAAGACGCACGGAAAGATAAAGAAACGGCCCCCCGGCGTGTTCTCACTGCTCCACTCCCAGGAGACGTGGGAAAAGAAAAAGGGAGGAACGACGCACAGCAAGGCGAGAAAATAAGGGATGGAGAAGTCCCGAAGAAGCAGAGAGAATACGTAAACCTGGAGAAGGAAGAGGGAGAAGGTAGACGGAAGGAACGAGACGCAGAAAGCCACTCTTCAAACAGAAGAAGGGCAGTTGGAGAGAAGAACACTCTAGATGAGAAGATTAAGCATGCGATGAGGAAGTACCAGAAGGATAGCTACGAAGACGATGAAGGAGGAGATGATTTTTCACCACTGAAAAGGGAAGTATTAGACGTGAGATTCCCTTCTCGTTTCAAACTACCTGCGTTCGAGCCCTTCGATGGGACCGGAGACCCAAAAAGCCATATCTCAAAATTCAAGACGATAATGTTACTTCAAGATGTTTCAGATCCGATGCTGTGCAGAGTATTCCCCGCCACCCTCAAGGGATCAGCGCAGAAATGGTACCTCGGACTGAAGTCCAATACCATCGGAACATTTGCAGAACTGGCAACGGCATTCAAAGGGCGTTTCCGCACAAACATCCCGCTGCAGAAGAACTCAAGTGACTTACGGAAGTGCCGACAAGGTGAAGGCGAGACGTTGAAGAACTTTgtagaaagattcaataaaGAAGCAGTCCAGATAGAGCACATAAACCATGATACAGCCATAGAAGCCATGAAGATGGGAACTAGGTTCGAACGATTGAGAGACAAGATCTTAATGAAAAAGCCTTCCACTTTCCAAGAATTGATGGCAATAGCACATAAGTATGTAGAACTGGATGAAGCAAGAAGAACGCTGACAAAGCAGTATGAAGAGGACAAACCAGAGAGATACCGCAGTAGAGGAGGAGACGACAGGGCACAGAGATTTGGAAGAGGAAACAAGCCATTTGACTTCACACCTTTGAATAAAGCACCAGTGGAAATATTCAGTTGGATGAAGAACAATAGGGTCATGTACAATGCACCCAGGAAGTTACACCCAGACAAAGAGAGAGACAAGAGCAAGTATTGCAGATTCCATGAAGGATATGGCCACGACACAGATAGGTGCTGGGACTTGAAGCGGGAGATAGAACAGCTGATCCAGTCAGGAGTGTTGAAGAAGTTTGTACGGACAGAAGGAAGTGCAGAAAAAGGAAACCAGAACATATGGAAAAGGAAGAGGCAAACAAAAGATTCAAAGAACCTATGGGCGTAATCAACATGATAGAAGGAGGGGAGCCCTATTCGAAGgcacagaagaagaagatacgTAAAGGCGTGTACTCGATAAGCACTGGAGCATCCGCAGAGGAGCTGCCGTTAGTCACCTTTGGACCAGAAGATGGAAGACATGTGCAGGAACCGCACAACGATGCGCTAGTAATCAAAGCATTGATTAACAATTTTAGAGTGATGAGGATCCTGGTGGACGAAGGAAGCGCAGTTAACCTCCTTACCTTGCAAGTCTTCAGGGGGATAAGGGGATCAGTAACGGATCTCAGACAGGTTTCCGTGCCGTTGGTTGGCTTAGGAGGAAAGCCTATCAGACCAGAAGGGATGGTAGAGCTGGAGATAATTCTGGGAGAAGCAGAAGAAGGACCACTGAAGACCATGACAACAGTTTTCAACGTGGTAGATATCCCGTTGGCATACAACGCCATTTTGGGAAGACCTTTCCTATACCAGTGTGGTGCGGTAACTAGCATCAGATGGCTGACACTTAAAATTCCGGACGAGGAAGGGATAGTAACTGTAAAAGGAAGCCAGTTGGCCGCACGAGAATGCAACTTGATCACTGAAGAAAAAGGCGAAATTCTGAACATCGAAGCGTTCCCTgaagatccagaagaagaagaaggagatagGAACGCCCCAGTAGGCAACATGAGGGAATTCCAAATCACCCAGAAGAAAACAGTGATGATCGGGACAGAAATACCAGAGGCTGTGGCCGTAGAAATTAAGAGTGTATTACAGAGGAACGGAGACACCTTTGCCGCAGAGGCCTCTGAAGTGGTAGGAATTGACCCAGCGATAGCTTCCCATAAATTGACTGTTTACAAAGAAGCCAAACCGGTAGTACAGAAGAAGAGACGTTTCGCAGAAGATCGAAGGAAGGTTATAGAGGAAGAAGTCAGGAAGTT is part of the Mercurialis annua linkage group LG3, ddMerAnnu1.2, whole genome shotgun sequence genome and encodes:
- the LOC126671727 gene encoding uncharacterized protein LOC126671727 — its product is MEHPSFIPNCHCNQPAVLKTAWTPANPGRRFFGCHGYQSGGGCDYFYWYDQAMPNRTRSLLLGLLEKVETPEKENYKKTSKWTYVKYVLVLVFVFFLGRWSCN
- the LOC126671726 gene encoding uncharacterized protein LOC126671726, with product MNDNGEEPQNFMDDCYRISTYLRTYSHLLNPTNGKDLWPKSTDPPITPPKAVNFKRGRKQLLRRREDDELDRGRSSGIVNGKVTRKGTISKCSLCGKRGHNKKVHEKENGAAAGTNTIPLGPRNEHATAGVSDVRPSEEVMPSEEVMPSVDDLPPFFGTQEEMPPPAGTQDDLPPPVGTQEEMPEEVMPPPVGTHEEMPHEVMPPPVGTQHVPPPAKKPSPMDDLVGQKTRRLVDITGPLKASGRPKFTAPTRSARPKSSAISTRARSGTKGIRSTVQPTPTMQLVRTTPGRTKSQAKRTQATVHSSPNAKAPTSTGLTTFGSVNAVAKPQLPRPAKLHVKRKLDSSFAAQPTPKMNLKAQASSSPAVPTTTTSTRSVIPSTTRKRNVWVPPGPASKKEL